From Cellulomonas chengniuliangii, the proteins below share one genomic window:
- a CDS encoding TPM domain-containing protein, with protein MPHRRTTLTGASQARTGWAVLASIVVALCAVLLPAGAASAVGPLQVTDEITDQVDALGGDTAEVQSALDDLAAETRYQLYVVYVSSFSGTAPVTWSDETRARSGLGSDDMMLAVAVDDRRYTLSPESVPGLSASQLDDIAAAIEDELSGDNWAGAAITAAQEIEAAAASGSGEGGEDDESGASTGTSSGGGFLTFLLFGLVVIVGILVWTTVRRRKRPAPVGAGAPAGLERLPTEELRSRASTALVQLDDALRTSEQELGFAEAQFGPEATREFTQVLATAKTQVNEAFRARQQLDDTQREAEPQVRAAAIHILTICHQAAQALDAQQDKFDELRDLQARAPQMLADESASADALAARVDPARATLATLGQTYPPEALASVAANPDQALALLADVRSTIDQGRAALDQDDRGRAVAYARAAENALGQVTTLLDAVDRAGEDLAAASGRLQEAIASISSDIADAARLAPDRPDVTARVTDAQQAIDQARAAQRGGDPLAALRDITAAEAALDAALAPMREAEEQARRSSALLRDVLGRLDSQIRATTDFVETRRGAVGPEARTSLAEAQRLFRQALDQRDSDPTSALAAAQHAERFAADAQWRARADVEAAEARNRRNDGGFGGGGGANVGGMILGGILIDSILRGGGGGFGGGGFGGGGGFGGGGGGRGGGFGGGGGGGGRGGGF; from the coding sequence GTGCCACACCGCCGCACGACATTGACAGGCGCATCGCAGGCTCGCACCGGGTGGGCGGTGCTGGCCTCGATCGTCGTGGCGCTGTGCGCCGTGCTCCTGCCCGCGGGGGCGGCCTCGGCCGTCGGGCCGCTGCAGGTCACCGATGAGATCACCGACCAGGTCGACGCGCTCGGCGGCGACACCGCCGAGGTGCAGTCGGCGCTCGACGACCTCGCGGCGGAGACGCGCTACCAGCTCTACGTCGTGTACGTCTCCTCGTTCAGCGGCACGGCGCCGGTGACGTGGTCCGACGAGACGCGGGCCCGGTCCGGGCTCGGCTCCGACGACATGATGCTCGCCGTCGCCGTCGACGACCGGAGGTACACGCTCTCCCCGGAGTCTGTGCCCGGGCTCAGCGCGTCCCAGCTGGACGACATCGCCGCGGCCATCGAGGACGAGCTCAGCGGGGACAACTGGGCGGGCGCCGCCATCACGGCCGCCCAGGAGATCGAAGCCGCCGCTGCCAGCGGGAGCGGCGAGGGCGGGGAGGACGACGAGTCCGGGGCCTCGACCGGCACGTCCTCGGGCGGCGGATTCCTCACCTTCCTGCTGTTCGGCCTCGTGGTGATCGTCGGCATCCTGGTGTGGACCACGGTGCGGCGCCGCAAGCGCCCCGCACCGGTCGGCGCGGGCGCCCCCGCCGGGCTCGAGCGCCTTCCCACCGAGGAGCTCCGCAGCCGTGCGAGCACCGCGCTGGTGCAGCTCGACGACGCGCTGCGCACCTCCGAGCAGGAGCTCGGCTTCGCCGAGGCGCAGTTCGGACCGGAGGCCACGCGCGAGTTCACCCAGGTGCTGGCCACCGCGAAGACGCAGGTCAACGAGGCCTTCCGGGCCCGTCAGCAGCTGGATGACACGCAGCGCGAGGCCGAGCCGCAGGTGCGGGCCGCGGCGATCCACATCCTCACCATCTGCCACCAGGCGGCGCAGGCCCTCGACGCGCAGCAGGACAAGTTCGACGAGCTGCGCGACCTGCAGGCACGCGCGCCGCAGATGCTCGCGGACGAGTCGGCGAGCGCGGACGCCCTCGCCGCACGCGTCGACCCGGCCCGCGCGACGCTGGCGACGCTCGGGCAGACCTACCCGCCCGAGGCGCTGGCCTCCGTGGCGGCGAACCCGGACCAGGCGCTCGCGCTTCTCGCGGACGTGCGCTCCACGATCGACCAGGGCCGTGCCGCGCTCGACCAGGACGACCGCGGCCGGGCGGTCGCGTACGCGCGTGCCGCGGAGAACGCGCTCGGGCAGGTCACCACGCTGCTGGACGCCGTGGACCGCGCCGGCGAGGACCTGGCCGCGGCGAGCGGCCGGCTCCAGGAGGCCATCGCGTCGATCTCCTCCGACATCGCCGACGCGGCCCGCCTTGCTCCTGACCGTCCTGATGTGACCGCGCGCGTCACCGACGCGCAGCAGGCCATCGACCAGGCCCGGGCCGCGCAGCGGGGCGGCGACCCCCTGGCCGCGTTGCGGGACATCACCGCGGCGGAGGCCGCACTGGACGCCGCCCTGGCGCCCATGCGCGAGGCCGAGGAGCAGGCCCGGCGGTCGTCCGCGCTGCTGCGCGACGTCCTGGGGCGGCTCGACTCGCAGATCCGCGCCACCACGGACTTCGTCGAGACCCGCCGCGGAGCCGTTGGCCCCGAGGCCCGCACCAGCCTCGCCGAGGCGCAGCGGCTGTTCCGCCAGGCGCTCGACCAGCGCGACTCCGACCCGACGTCGGCCCTCGCGGCCGCGCAGCACGCCGAGCGCTTCGCGGCGGACGCCCAGTGGCGCGCCCGGGCCGATGTGGAGGCCGCCGAGGCGCGGAACCGCCGCAACGACGGGGGCTTCGGCGGCGGGGGCGGCGCGAACGTCGGCGGCATGATCCTCGGGGGGATCCTCATCGACTCGATCCTGCGCGGCGGGGGCGGCGGCTTCGGCGGCGGAGGCTTCGGCGGAGGCGGCGGCTTCGG
- a CDS encoding DNA repair helicase XPB, with amino-acid sequence MTNGPLIVQSDKTLLLEIDHDQAAACRRAIAPFAELERAPEHMHTYRLTPLGLWNARAAGHDAEQVVSVLLEYSRYPVPHALLIDIAETMSRYGRLQLIQDPVHGLVLHSLDRAVMAEVLRSKRTAGLVGQRLDDTDVVVHPSERGHLKQVLLKLGWPAEDLAGYVDGEAHAMSLTEDGWSLRPYQAQAVDGFWHGGSGVVVLPCGAGKTLVGAAAMARSQTTTLILVTNTVSARQWRDELVKRTTLTEDEIGEYSGSRKEIRPVTIATYQVLTTKRKGVYTHLELLDARDWGLVLYDEVHLLPAPIFRMTADLQARRRLGLTATLVREDGREDEVFSLIGPKRYDAPWKDIEQQGYIAPADCVEVRLTLPERERMLYATAEPEDKYRLAASAPGKNTVVERLVAKHEGEPTLVIGQYLDQLEELGEHIGADVITGATTVPERQRLFDAFRAGEITKLVVSKVANFSIDLPEASVAIQVSGSFGSRQEEAQRLGRLLRPKGDGRTAHFYAVVARDTVDQDFAAHRQRFLAEQGYAYTIVDAEDLVPE; translated from the coding sequence ATGACGAACGGCCCCCTGATCGTGCAGAGCGACAAGACCCTCCTGCTCGAGATCGACCACGACCAGGCCGCGGCGTGCCGCCGTGCGATCGCCCCGTTCGCCGAGCTGGAGCGCGCCCCCGAGCACATGCACACCTACCGGCTCACGCCGCTAGGCCTGTGGAACGCGCGCGCGGCGGGCCACGACGCCGAGCAGGTCGTGTCGGTGCTGCTCGAGTACTCGCGCTACCCGGTCCCGCACGCGCTGCTCATCGACATCGCGGAGACCATGTCCCGCTATGGCCGCCTACAGCTCATCCAGGACCCGGTGCACGGCCTGGTGCTGCACTCCCTGGACCGCGCGGTCATGGCGGAGGTGCTGCGCTCCAAGCGCACCGCGGGCCTCGTCGGGCAGCGGCTGGACGACACCGACGTGGTGGTGCACCCCAGTGAGCGCGGGCACCTCAAGCAGGTTCTGCTCAAGCTCGGGTGGCCCGCGGAGGACCTGGCCGGCTACGTCGACGGCGAGGCGCACGCGATGTCGTTGACCGAGGACGGCTGGTCGCTTCGCCCCTACCAGGCCCAGGCCGTCGATGGCTTCTGGCACGGCGGATCGGGTGTCGTGGTGCTGCCCTGCGGCGCCGGCAAGACGCTTGTCGGGGCGGCCGCGATGGCCCGCTCGCAGACCACCACGCTGATCCTCGTGACGAACACGGTCAGCGCCCGGCAGTGGCGCGACGAGCTGGTCAAGCGCACCACGCTCACCGAGGACGAGATCGGCGAGTACTCCGGCTCGCGCAAGGAGATCCGGCCCGTCACCATCGCCACCTACCAGGTGCTCACCACCAAGCGGAAGGGCGTGTACACGCACCTCGAGCTGCTGGACGCCCGCGACTGGGGCCTGGTGCTCTACGACGAGGTGCACCTGCTGCCCGCGCCCATCTTCCGCATGACGGCCGATCTGCAGGCCCGCCGCCGCCTCGGCCTGACCGCCACGCTGGTGCGCGAGGACGGCCGCGAGGACGAGGTGTTCAGCCTGATCGGCCCCAAGCGGTACGACGCGCCCTGGAAGGACATCGAGCAGCAGGGCTACATCGCCCCCGCCGACTGCGTCGAGGTGCGGCTGACGCTGCCCGAGCGGGAGCGGATGCTCTACGCGACCGCGGAGCCGGAGGACAAGTACCGCCTGGCCGCGAGCGCGCCGGGCAAGAACACCGTGGTCGAGCGACTCGTGGCCAAGCACGAGGGCGAGCCGACGCTGGTGATCGGCCAGTACCTCGACCAGCTCGAGGAGCTCGGCGAGCACATCGGCGCCGACGTCATCACCGGCGCCACCACGGTGCCGGAGCGGCAGCGGCTGTTCGACGCGTTCCGCGCCGGGGAGATCACCAAGCTCGTGGTGTCGAAGGTCGCCAACTTCTCGATCGACCTGCCCGAGGCGTCGGTAGCGATCCAGGTCTCCGGGTCTTTCGGGTCCCGCCAGGAGGAGGCCCAGCGCCTCGGCCGGCTGCTGCGCCCCAAGGGCGACGGCCGCACCGCGCACTTCTACGCCGTGGTGGCCCGGGACACCGTCGACCAGGACTTCGCGGCGCACCGCCAGCGGTTCCTCGCCGAGCAGGGATACGCGTACACGATCGTCGACGCGGAGGACCTGGTCCCCGAGTAG
- a CDS encoding helicase-associated domain-containing protein: MVTFTEHLRARGDDELVALLLQRPDLAAPSPSTLSSLAARASSRSSLERALAAVDASVLQALEAVVALTEGGAVVHRDDVAAAVGAQRAQRDRVEHALDRAHQLALLWTDDEGLHPAPGLAELLGPYPAGLAPSTGSPEHPVDLAALADAPPAARSVLDALTWGPPVGIAPPVDSPAAAAVDWLLEHHLLMHGDARHVVLPRAVAMALRDGRTHRAPATPPEPVPTGVPHAEALVAAESAAAAERFVRLVALLVRTWEQTPAPVLRSGGLGVRELRRIAATLEVDDTEAAFVVELAAAAGLIAEDGEESPSFAPTLSVDEWLNDELPSRWATLARAWATMVRTPWMVGGRDERGGVRAALDPDLTRPWAPRVRHAVLTVLAEVPPGTVLRTEAVLEMLRWRTPRSVPPEAAVAATLHEGGLLGVLGAGALSPAGRALLEELDRSGHAVPSSEPAGPTPEAALAGALPQPVSDLLLQGDLTGIVPGRPTPELAALLERSGVIESRGAALTVRFTPESIRAALDVGGTADDLLAGLAAHARGGIPQPLEYMVRDAGRRHGQLRAGYAASYLRADDPALLAGLVDDPSLAELGLMRLAPTVLGSVVPPRELLAVLREHGLAPLAEGPGGQVLHPEPLVHRVRNLRRSPTSRIGAPTRRPETLTAQERAGLVAQLVPALREAEQSGAPLGEGDERRVHEPVATNPVTALGVLREAAAQGREVWLEMVGPHGVHQRRRVRPVHVEGGRVRVRDEARDAELTVAVHRIASATPV; encoded by the coding sequence ATGGTCACGTTCACGGAGCACCTGCGCGCACGCGGCGACGACGAGCTCGTCGCTCTGCTGCTGCAGCGCCCTGACCTGGCGGCGCCCTCGCCCTCGACGCTGTCGTCGCTCGCGGCCCGCGCCTCGAGCCGGTCCAGCCTCGAGCGGGCGCTCGCCGCCGTGGACGCGTCCGTCCTGCAGGCGCTCGAGGCCGTGGTGGCGCTCACCGAGGGGGGCGCCGTCGTCCACCGTGACGACGTCGCCGCGGCGGTCGGCGCCCAGCGGGCCCAGCGCGACCGCGTCGAGCACGCCCTGGACCGGGCGCACCAGCTCGCCCTGCTGTGGACCGACGACGAGGGCCTGCACCCGGCCCCGGGCCTGGCGGAGCTGCTCGGCCCCTACCCCGCCGGACTGGCGCCCTCGACCGGGTCGCCTGAGCACCCCGTCGACCTGGCCGCGCTCGCCGACGCGCCCCCGGCGGCACGCTCGGTGCTCGACGCGCTCACCTGGGGCCCGCCAGTCGGCATCGCGCCGCCGGTCGACAGCCCCGCGGCTGCGGCCGTCGACTGGCTGCTCGAGCACCATCTGCTCATGCACGGGGACGCCCGCCACGTCGTGCTCCCCCGCGCGGTGGCCATGGCGCTGCGGGATGGCCGCACCCACCGGGCTCCCGCGACGCCGCCGGAGCCCGTCCCCACCGGTGTCCCCCACGCCGAGGCCCTGGTCGCCGCGGAGTCGGCGGCCGCCGCCGAGCGGTTCGTGCGGCTGGTCGCCCTTCTGGTGCGGACCTGGGAGCAGACTCCTGCCCCGGTGCTGCGCTCGGGCGGGCTGGGCGTGCGCGAGCTGCGCCGCATCGCCGCCACCCTGGAGGTCGACGACACCGAGGCCGCGTTCGTTGTCGAGCTCGCCGCCGCGGCCGGCCTCATCGCCGAGGACGGCGAGGAGAGCCCGTCCTTCGCCCCGACGCTGTCCGTGGACGAGTGGTTGAACGACGAGCTGCCGTCGCGGTGGGCCACCCTGGCCAGGGCCTGGGCGACCATGGTCCGCACCCCGTGGATGGTGGGCGGCCGCGACGAGCGTGGCGGCGTCCGCGCGGCCCTCGACCCCGACCTGACGCGGCCCTGGGCGCCGCGGGTGCGGCATGCGGTGCTCACCGTGCTCGCCGAGGTCCCGCCCGGCACGGTGCTCCGCACCGAAGCGGTGCTGGAGATGCTCCGTTGGCGCACGCCGCGCTCGGTGCCGCCCGAGGCCGCTGTCGCCGCGACCCTCCACGAGGGCGGGCTGCTGGGCGTGCTCGGCGCCGGGGCGCTGTCGCCCGCGGGCCGCGCCCTGCTCGAGGAGCTCGACCGCTCGGGCCACGCTGTGCCGTCGAGCGAGCCGGCCGGCCCGACACCCGAGGCTGCCCTCGCCGGCGCCCTGCCGCAGCCGGTGTCCGACCTCCTGCTGCAGGGCGACCTGACCGGCATCGTCCCGGGCCGCCCGACCCCCGAGCTCGCGGCGCTGCTCGAACGGTCGGGCGTGATCGAGTCGCGGGGCGCCGCGCTCACGGTCCGGTTCACCCCGGAGTCGATCCGCGCGGCCCTCGACGTCGGCGGCACGGCCGACGACCTGCTGGCCGGGCTGGCGGCGCACGCTCGCGGCGGGATCCCCCAGCCGCTCGAGTACATGGTCCGCGACGCGGGCCGCCGCCACGGGCAGCTGCGAGCCGGGTACGCCGCGAGCTACCTGCGCGCCGACGACCCCGCGCTGCTCGCAGGCCTGGTGGACGACCCCTCGCTGGCGGAGCTGGGCCTGATGCGCCTCGCCCCCACCGTGCTCGGCTCGGTGGTGCCGCCGCGCGAGCTGCTCGCCGTGCTCCGCGAGCACGGGCTTGCGCCGTTGGCGGAGGGGCCGGGCGGACAGGTTCTGCATCCTGAGCCGCTGGTGCACCGGGTGCGGAACCTGCGGCGCAGCCCCACGAGCAGGATCGGGGCGCCGACCCGTCGCCCGGAGACGCTGACGGCCCAGGAGCGCGCGGGTCTCGTGGCGCAGCTCGTCCCGGCGCTGCGCGAGGCCGAGCAGTCCGGCGCCCCGTTGGGCGAGGGGGACGAACGGCGCGTGCACGAGCCGGTGGCCACCAACCCCGTCACCGCGCTCGGCGTGCTCCGGGAGGCCGCGGCGCAGGGCCGCGAGGTGTGGCTCGAGATGGTGGGCCCGCACGGGGTGCACCAGCGTCGACGGGTGCGGCCGGTGCACGTCGAGGGCGGGCGCGTGCGGGTGCGCGACGAGGCCCGCGACGCCGAGCTCACCGTGGCCGTGCACCGCATCGCGTCCGCGACCCCCGTCTGA
- a CDS encoding TraR/DksA family transcriptional regulator encodes MGDDTTRQDSPGADPVDARERLSRARSEAVGRLRSLRGDLAGLADAQRDTATDDEHDPEGATLAFERAQADSLARSALAQIAELDAALARVAEGAYGWCEVCGEPIGAARLEARPAARTCIRCAARTGPGRGRRG; translated from the coding sequence ATGGGCGACGACACGACGCGCCAGGACTCCCCGGGGGCCGATCCCGTGGACGCCCGCGAGCGCCTGTCCCGGGCCCGGTCGGAGGCCGTCGGGCGGCTGCGGTCGCTGCGTGGGGACCTGGCAGGGCTCGCCGACGCGCAGCGCGACACCGCGACCGACGACGAGCACGACCCCGAGGGGGCCACCCTCGCCTTCGAGCGCGCCCAGGCCGACTCCCTCGCACGGAGCGCGCTGGCCCAGATCGCCGAGCTCGACGCCGCGCTCGCGAGGGTCGCGGAGGGCGCGTACGGCTGGTGCGAGGTCTGCGGGGAGCCGATCGGCGCCGCCCGGCTCGAGGCACGGCCCGCGGCGCGCACGTGCATCCGGTGCGCGGCCCGCACCGGCCCAGGGCGCGGACGTCGCGGCTGA
- a CDS encoding cold-shock protein, giving the protein MPTGKVKWFDTERGFGFIASDEGDEVFLHASALPAGTTAPKPGAKVEFGVADGRRGPQALSVKLMDPPPSVAKAQRKPADDMAVIIEDLIKLLDGVGNGLRRGRYPEKGGATKVAAVLRAVADDLEA; this is encoded by the coding sequence GTGCCCACCGGCAAGGTCAAGTGGTTCGACACCGAGCGCGGATTCGGATTCATCGCCAGTGACGAGGGCGACGAGGTCTTCCTGCACGCCTCGGCGCTGCCCGCTGGCACGACGGCTCCCAAGCCCGGCGCCAAGGTCGAGTTCGGCGTCGCCGACGGCCGACGCGGCCCCCAGGCGCTGTCCGTGAAGCTCATGGACCCGCCGCCCTCGGTCGCGAAGGCGCAGCGCAAGCCCGCTGACGACATGGCGGTCATCATCGAGGACCTCATCAAGCTCCTCGACGGCGTCGGCAACGGCCTGCGCCGCGGCCGCTACCCCGAGAAGGGCGGCGCGACCAAGGTCGCCGCCGTGCTGCGCGCCGTCGCCGACGACCTCGAGGCGTGA
- a CDS encoding DUF3027 domain-containing protein encodes MATATKDAVLSSEATVELARAAAVELAEQPSDVGEHLGAVVESDRLVSHRFASTAKGYRGWAWTVTVARVPRGRTATVCEAVLLPGDDAILAPEWVPWSERLRPGDIGPGDVLPFRADDPRLEPGWTPSGDPEADEVAIDDLALARTRVLSPQGLAETAERWYRGPQGPTAAGAVSAAAACTTCAFLIPLQGSLGQLFGVCANEWSPDDGRVVSLDHGCGAHSETDVEPHPSDWPAPDTSADAMDVEVIETAPEAAADEAAAGETAPQADATTADEATAEEPTAEEPTAEVAPADAPEPGADPLSPDR; translated from the coding sequence ATGGCCACCGCGACGAAGGACGCCGTCCTCTCCTCCGAGGCCACCGTCGAGCTCGCCCGCGCGGCCGCCGTCGAGCTCGCCGAGCAGCCCAGCGACGTCGGCGAGCACCTGGGGGCCGTGGTCGAGAGCGACCGCCTGGTCTCCCACCGCTTCGCCTCCACCGCGAAGGGCTACCGGGGCTGGGCATGGACCGTCACGGTCGCCCGAGTCCCGCGTGGGCGCACGGCCACGGTGTGCGAGGCCGTGCTGCTGCCTGGCGACGACGCGATCCTCGCCCCCGAGTGGGTGCCGTGGTCCGAGCGGCTGCGCCCCGGCGACATCGGGCCCGGCGACGTCCTCCCGTTCCGCGCCGACGACCCGCGCCTCGAGCCCGGCTGGACGCCCTCGGGCGACCCCGAGGCCGACGAGGTCGCGATCGACGACCTCGCCCTGGCGCGCACCCGCGTGCTGTCGCCCCAGGGCCTCGCGGAGACCGCCGAGCGCTGGTACCGCGGCCCGCAGGGCCCCACGGCAGCCGGCGCCGTGTCCGCCGCGGCGGCCTGCACGACCTGCGCGTTCCTCATCCCGCTGCAGGGCTCGCTGGGCCAGCTGTTCGGGGTCTGCGCCAACGAGTGGTCCCCGGACGACGGGCGCGTGGTGAGCCTCGACCACGGCTGCGGCGCGCACTCGGAGACGGACGTCGAGCCCCACCCGAGCGACTGGCCGGCGCCGGACACGAGCGCCGACGCGATGGACGTCGAGGTCATCGAGACCGCGCCGGAGGCGGCTGCCGACGAGGCGGCTGCCGGTGAGACGGCTCCGCAGGCTGACGCGACGACCGCTGACGAGGCCACCGCCGAGGAGCCCACCGCCGAGGAGCCCACCGCCGAGGTGGCGCCCGCCGACGCCCCCGAGCCGGGCGCCGACCCGCTGAGCCCGGACCGGTGA
- a CDS encoding sacsin N-terminal ATP-binding-like domain-containing protein encodes MTSDAFDTAALRAAVLEAWRASAARLREDANTEEDHARGYYRDRVLVELAQNASDAAARAGVPGRLLLRLAATEGGAVLVAANTGAPLDAAGVASLASMRASAKRGTAGAGRPGLVGRFGVGFAAVRAVADEISVLSTSGGVRFSLADTRELLARASADVPGLAEEVRRRDGSLPALRLPLPAEGTPPTGYDTAVVLELRDEVATDEVRALLGGVGDPLLLALPGLVEIVVEDDGAEQPVRRVATVGERWHVASAQGELDLALLADRPVEERDARAWRVTWAVPVAGAAADWERVVHAPTPTDEPCTVPALLVATLPLDPARRHVARGPLTEAVLDHAADVYAQLATSLAGSGQDPLALVPTGLPAGPLDGALRERLVERLARTPLLVPAARLDLGGDDAGSGALLEPGRSVALAGPAGRDRGAVAALAVHASGLVRVPPGSEAAARTLGVELRELADLVEELPAAGGVDPGRWRDLYAALDPVATESDVREQLGALPVPLADGRVVRGARGLVLRDARAGTAAQDAAFEVLSRWGLRVVHPDAAHPLLERLGATAADAAGLLAHPAVRQAVLDQADDDDLRLADEVTDAVLALVAAALEESGEGPAQALPSEIGAWLGLLTLPAADGEPTPAHGLLLPGSEADRLLDPRVIAAVEVGALDRWGSEALVAAGVRDDLATVRVRDIVADPDALDLDADGADQLVAQSLDGWEDYVAELARVLGSGSYVAEVTAVADLDAVRDDAWPLVLERLTGSPRLRSALLDPVRAEGVGRTAPSYTAWWLRTRAPLGLGRPFAPRDAAPAARTLLPAAPAAVADLDADAQRALGGVADLHRLDASAWGELLDGLGDVGTPVDLTLAAGLWRTWAWIARHAPHDGPSDVDLLPALTSADQAQVADTDDMAVADAPMWLQRTDLAALIPAPVVDGPVPTGATPDDPRDAARRSAEALAALLDLPLASDLADGRVDPDDEVDPDDEGADHGSAPAPTPAAVLDLLPGAPATWVEHEALRVDGVPVDWWVEGEGETAVVHATQLAGLARGLAQAAGRFWARHAVELVLTEPERAEELRVEAALDPFQAAG; translated from the coding sequence GTGACCTCGGACGCCTTCGACACGGCGGCGCTGCGCGCGGCCGTGCTGGAGGCGTGGCGGGCCTCCGCCGCACGCCTGCGGGAGGACGCCAACACCGAGGAGGACCACGCCCGCGGGTACTACCGCGACCGGGTGCTCGTCGAGCTCGCGCAGAACGCCTCCGACGCCGCCGCCCGAGCGGGCGTGCCAGGCCGGTTACTGCTCCGTCTCGCCGCGACCGAGGGCGGCGCCGTGCTGGTGGCCGCGAACACCGGCGCCCCGCTCGACGCCGCGGGGGTCGCCTCTCTCGCGTCGATGCGCGCCTCGGCGAAGCGCGGCACAGCCGGAGCCGGCAGGCCCGGCCTCGTCGGCCGGTTCGGCGTGGGGTTCGCGGCGGTGCGCGCCGTCGCCGACGAGATCTCCGTCCTGTCCACCTCGGGCGGGGTGCGATTCTCGCTCGCCGACACCCGTGAGCTGCTCGCTCGGGCCAGCGCGGACGTGCCCGGCCTCGCCGAGGAGGTGCGCCGCCGCGATGGCTCGCTGCCCGCGCTGCGGTTGCCGTTGCCCGCGGAGGGGACCCCGCCCACGGGCTACGACACCGCCGTGGTGCTCGAGCTGCGCGACGAGGTCGCGACCGACGAGGTCCGCGCGCTCCTCGGAGGCGTTGGGGACCCGCTGCTGCTGGCGCTGCCCGGCCTGGTCGAGATCGTCGTCGAGGACGACGGCGCGGAGCAGCCGGTGCGGCGCGTCGCCACGGTCGGGGAGCGCTGGCACGTCGCCTCCGCGCAGGGCGAGCTCGACCTGGCCCTGCTGGCCGACCGGCCCGTGGAGGAGCGCGACGCCCGGGCCTGGCGGGTGACCTGGGCGGTGCCGGTCGCGGGAGCGGCGGCGGACTGGGAGCGCGTGGTGCACGCCCCGACCCCCACTGATGAGCCGTGCACGGTCCCCGCACTGCTGGTGGCCACCTTGCCGCTCGACCCGGCGCGGCGCCACGTGGCCCGCGGGCCCCTCACCGAGGCGGTGCTGGACCACGCTGCCGACGTGTACGCCCAGCTCGCGACATCGCTCGCCGGGTCGGGGCAGGACCCCCTGGCACTGGTCCCGACCGGGTTGCCCGCTGGCCCGCTGGACGGCGCCCTGCGGGAGCGGCTCGTGGAGCGGCTCGCACGCACGCCGCTGCTCGTGCCCGCCGCGCGGCTCGACCTGGGCGGCGACGACGCTGGCTCGGGCGCGCTCCTCGAGCCGGGCCGATCGGTGGCGCTGGCCGGGCCTGCCGGTCGCGACCGCGGGGCGGTGGCGGCGCTCGCCGTGCACGCCTCAGGGCTCGTGCGCGTGCCGCCCGGGTCGGAGGCCGCCGCTCGGACGCTGGGCGTGGAGCTGCGCGAGCTGGCCGACCTGGTCGAGGAGCTGCCCGCCGCGGGCGGCGTCGATCCGGGACGCTGGAGGGACCTGTACGCCGCGCTCGACCCCGTCGCCACGGAGTCCGACGTCCGCGAGCAGCTCGGCGCCCTGCCCGTGCCGCTGGCCGACGGCCGGGTGGTCCGGGGGGCGCGAGGGCTGGTGCTGCGCGACGCCCGTGCCGGGACCGCCGCGCAGGACGCGGCGTTCGAGGTGCTGTCCCGCTGGGGGCTGCGGGTGGTGCACCCTGACGCCGCGCACCCGCTGCTCGAGCGGCTCGGCGCCACCGCGGCCGACGCGGCAGGGCTGCTCGCGCACCCCGCGGTGCGGCAGGCGGTGCTCGACCAGGCGGACGATGACGACCTGCGGCTCGCGGACGAGGTGACGGACGCCGTGCTGGCGCTGGTCGCGGCGGCGCTCGAGGAGTCGGGCGAGGGGCCCGCCCAAGCGCTCCCCTCCGAGATCGGCGCGTGGCTCGGCCTGCTGACGCTGCCCGCCGCGGACGGCGAGCCCACCCCGGCGCACGGGCTGCTGCTGCCGGGCTCGGAGGCGGACCGGTTGCTGGACCCGCGCGTGATCGCGGCCGTGGAGGTCGGCGCGCTCGACCGCTGGGGCTCCGAGGCGCTGGTCGCGGCCGGTGTGCGCGACGACCTGGCGACGGTCCGGGTGCGCGATATCGTCGCCGACCCCGATGCCCTCGACCTCGACGCCGACGGCGCCGACCAGCTCGTGGCGCAATCCCTCGACGGCTGGGAGGACTACGTCGCCGAGCTGGCCCGGGTGCTCGGCTCCGGCTCGTACGTCGCCGAGGTGACGGCTGTCGCTGATCTAGACGCGGTGCGGGACGACGCGTGGCCGCTCGTGCTGGAGCGGCTCACCGGGTCGCCGCGGCTCCGCTCGGCGCTCCTCGACCCGGTGCGGGCCGAGGGCGTGGGCCGCACCGCCCCCTCGTACACCGCGTGGTGGTTGCGCACGCGGGCGCCGCTCGGGCTCGGTCGTCCGTTCGCGCCGCGCGACGCCGCGCCGGCCGCGCGGACCCTGCTCCCCGCCGCTCCGGCGGCGGTGGCCGACCTGGACGCGGACGCGCAGCGCGCGCTGGGCGGAGTCGCCGACCTGCACCGGCTCGACGCCTCGGCGTGGGGCGAGCTGCTCGACGGCCTGGGGGACGTCGGGACCCCCGTCGACCTCACGCTCGCCGCCGGGCTGTGGCGCACGTGGGCCTGGATCGCTCGGCACGCGCCGCACGACGGCCCCAGCGACGTCGACCTGCTGCCCGCGCTCACCTCGGCGGACCAGGCGCAGGTCGCCGACACCGACGACATGGCGGTGGCCGACGCGCCGATGTGGCTGCAGCGCACCGACCTGGCGGCGTTGATCCCGGCGCCGGTGGTCGACGGACCGGTCCCGACCGGCGCCACGCCGGACGATCCACGCGACGCAGCCCGCCGATCTGCCGAGGCGCTCGCCGCGCTCCTCGACTTGCCGCTCGCCTCCGACCTCGCCGACGGCCGGGTCGACCCGGACGACGAGGTCGACCCTGACGACGAGGGCGCGGACCACGGCTCGGCCCCGGCGCCCACCCCCGCCGCGGTGCTGGACCTGCTGCCCGGCGCCCCCGCGACCTGGGTCGAGCACGAGGCGCTGCGGGTCGACGGCGTTCCCGTCGACTGGTGGGTCGAGGGCGAGGGCGAGACGGCGGTGGTCCACGCCACCCAGCTCGCCGGGCTCGCCCGCGGGCTGGCGCAGGCCGCCGGGCGCTTCTGGGCGCGGCACGCCGTGGAGCTGGTGCTCACCGAGCCGGAGCGCGCCGAGGAGCTGCGGGTCGAGGCTGCTCTGGACCCGTTCCAGGCGGCTGGATGA